The nucleotide sequence TTTGCCGCAAAGGAGATAGCTCCTGCCATCAGAAGATACCCTGTTGCCTTGGGGATAGTATCTGCGTAAGGTACTATGCCTACACGCCTTGTGACAAAGTACGCATTGAGAATATTTACCAGGGCAATAACGAAACCTGTGGCCAGGGCCGCACCTGCTATGGAGAAAAGGGGGATCAGTAAGGCGTTCAGAAGCACATTTAAAATGGCTGAGAAGGTAGCTATATAGGTCAAGATCTTCTGGAATCCAGTCATGGCGAGGATATAACCCACGGAACCTGCACCAGCATTTACCACCTGTCCAAGAGAGAGAAATAGGAGGGGGATGTAGCTAATAACGAATTCATGGCCGAACAAGGAGAGGATCTCCTTCCCAAAGAGCACAAAGGCCATCGTTACTGTAACCGAAAAGATGAGGTTCCACCGGGCCGTTCGGCGGGCAAGAGATTCAAGCTCTAGCTTTTCTCCTCTTTCATAGAGTTGAGCAGCCAACGGAGGCATGATGTAGTTTACAGCAGTAAGGAGAAAAGCCACAAAGACCGCCGTTTTTGCCGCAGCGGTATAAAGGCCAACCTCTTGTGAGGTTTTAAATATTCCCAGCATCAGCGTATCTGTCCAGGAAGTCAAAAGGGCCATGATGTATGCAAGATAGAGGGGAATTGATACGCTGAAGATCTCACGGGCATCAAGAGCACGTCCGGAATTATATGCACCCTGTAGGAGTACCTTTCTGAACAAAGACAAAAAGGCCGCAACCGATAGGACAGTAGCCAGAAGGATGGAGATTAGAGGTGAACTCAACCTCAAACCCATCCCGAAAAGGACCACCAGAAGCAGGAGGTGAACCGTCGGGAAGAGGAGGTGCTGGACCGCCACAAGCGAGCCGATCCTCTTGAAAGCCTTTAAGGCCTCAATAGAGAAAAGGAAGAGGGAGTAAAAGGGAATGGTAGCAGCTATGAAGAGGAGCACCAGTTTGAGATCAGGATCGGCAAAAACGTGCAGGGAAAGCATATTTCTGGAGATGTAAGTCACGGCTGCTATCCCCAGGCTTGCACCGAGGATGCATTTTACAGAGAAAAGGAGGATCCTTTTTGCATATTCGTAATCTTCCTCCAGGAGCCGAATGCTGAGAAATTTTAAGATGCCACTTCCCAGACCCACCTGGCAAAAGACAGAAAGCACGCTAAGTATCGCAAACCCAAGGAAAAAGGACCCCATCAGCTTGAGGCCGAGGACCCTGGCGATGATGAGGGCAGTTAGGTATTGAAGAGCAAGCGCGTATAACCTACTCCAAAAGGCCACCGAAGAGCTCTTTGCTACCAGCTTAAGATCAGAGGTAACCAAGGGATTTAAGCCTCCTTGAAACTTCTTCTTCGTCTTCTTCTTTGCTAGTCTCAGACTTTGAACAGGGTTCACAACCGACGTCTTTATATCCCTTGGTATAGAGCCAGCAATAGGGCAGATTATGGTCCTTTATGAGCTGCCAGATTTCGAGCTCTGAAAATCCGGAGAGGGGGTGGACTTCCTTAACCTTGTCATTCTTCACTACTGCCTTTTCAACTTTCATCGGCTCGATCAAGGTAAAAATCTCCTCCTTCTTCAAGTAGGGCACAACTACCTTCTCCTTTAGTAACTTATAGCACTCCTCCTTCCCGAAAGCAGTACTTTCCTCTACAACCTTCTCATCCTTGAGGACAATGGCGTTAAATCCCCAGTGCTCTTCTGCCAATTTGAGGTAATGATAAAGCTCTTCGGAATAAAGCCCTGTATCGACAAATATGATTGGAATATCTAGACCCTTTCTGAGTTCAAGGAGGAGGGTCGATTCTTTATCTCCTGTGAAGAACAAAGCAGAGTTCGCCGCACATTCCTTCATAAGCCTTGAAGCCCTCTGCCATTTTCTCTCCATTTTAATTTACTTTCCCCCAGCGATTTTTTCTCCGGCAGCCGTATGGCCTCCTATCTCCAGCCTCTAACTCTGGTTTTCTTGACGCATTATTGGGTGTAATTTTCTATCTATTAGATCATAAATCAGCCAGAGAGGAAGTTTTCTTTTTTTACGGTCTGCAATTATTTGACATGCTCAAGGTATGTCTCTAGTTCCTTGATGTATCTTGCCGCTTCTCTTTATCTACCATATAAAGTATCTTTGGTATATTTTTCTATATAGGGTTTAAAGTTCAGGTATCTCATCACTGCTTTAACTTCATAGTCAAGGCGCTTCTTTTCGTCAGATGAAAAGATGACCTCTCCCTCTTTTATAATACGATGCTCAAGGAGAGGATAGGCATCATTTAAAATTACAACATCAATATCATCCCTTTTTAAGAGGACCGAAAGTTCATCCATAATTTTGAGCTTCTTATTAAATCTTTCTGTCCCTGACAATCTCTCATCAAGATAACAGCAACATCCAAATCGCTCAATCTTCCAACACCTCCTTTGGCCTGGGAACCGAAGAGATAAGCAGAGAACACACCATATTCGGGAAAATCTCCTTTATTTGAGAACCATATTTCCCCAGCAGTTGTACTAATAACTCTCTTTGTTCACCCCTTTGGGTCATTATCTAAACCAATAACATCCTCATCGGTTGAAGGGTCCTGTTAAATGGATTAAATACCAGACCGAGGATCTCCAGGGTGACTACACCAAGCAGGGCCTCATCCCCCTTCTCCCCCAACACCATCGGTGTATGGCTCTCTCCTTGGGGGAGCAGAATGTAACATTCGGACACGTCCCTCTCTACAGCGGTGCCGTCAGCCAGGGTAAAGGTAAATTTCCTTTTCGGTTTCAATCCGATTGCCTTCCACACAACTTCAGGAAGTGCGGAGTAAGTAGCTCCACTATCAACCAAAAACCTTACCGTTTCTTCCCCCTTTGGTCCAACAACTTTACCATCTATATATGTGACCCCCATTTGATCAGCCCTCTTTTTCCATAAACCTTTCGATATAATTCCTTTATTCCCTTTCTATGATACCCATGGATCCCTCAAAGCGTGCTCGGCGTTCCTCCTCACTCAACTGCTCCCCCATGGAGCGCAGAAAGAGCTCCTTTTTTTCTTCCTCAGACATCTTCTCCAAACGATCCGCCTTCATCGAGCTCTTAAAGTGCTCCTCTTTGCTCATGTCAGGGGGAACATTGGCCCTCATCTCCTCTTCAAACAGCCTCTTTTTCTCCTCTGGGCTGAGTTCCTTAGTTTTCTCAAAAGGCCCTTCCTTACCTGATTGTTGTACCTTTATCTTTGAGCCGGTTCTCTTTCGAATCTCCACCTTCGCTTTTTTCTTGGCATCCTTCTCCTGGTGGGGCGATTTCTGTACCACGTTAGCCTTTTTCGGATGCGTTTCTCTGTGTGACGGGGCCTTGACCACTGCCCGATAAAGAAGAAAGGAAAGTACCCCTGCTGAGACGAAGAAGACAATCAAAAGCTTGTTCTCCCTCATTTTTTCTTCTCCTTCCCTTCTTGCAGCATCTCCTCGGCCATCTTTGCCTCAAAACTCTTGGGTGCAACCTCCTTTACCTTCTGAAGATACTTCCTGGCCTTCTTCTCATCCCCTGCCCTTCGATACATCGCCCCCAGGGAGAGGAGATACTGTGCCTTTTGTGGGTGGACCTTTACAAGATATCCCAGGTCCTCGATGGCCTTTTTATAGTCTTTTGTGGCATCATAGATCATTACACGAAAGAGCCGGTACTTCTCGTTTTCGGGATCTGATTTAATGAGGACCTCCGACTCCGCCAGGGCCTCCTTGTTGCGCCCAGAGGTGAAATACCAGGAGGCCAAAAGATAGCGGGCCTCAGCCAGCTCAGGATCAACCTTTACCGCCTCCTGAAGCTCCTTCTCGTAGAGGCCCATCCTGCGTTGTTTGCCGTATGCCTTGGCCATCTGCAGATGGGCCTTGGCCAGAGAGGGGTCCTTCTCCAGGGCGTTTTGATAATGGATAACTGCACCCATCACCTCACCCCTGGCCAGGTGGTGGTCCCCCTGCTTAAGCTCCTCTTCAGCTGTCAGGGGCTTCTTAGCCTTTACCTGGTGCTCCCCCTTCCTGGCCTTACCTCTCTTCCTTGGAGATTCAGCCTCAGGTGAGGTGTGGGCACACGAGATAAGAAAGATGAGAGCAAACAACAAAAACCATCCTTTTCCGTTCCTTCCCATACATACCTCCTTGGCTGGCCGTAACATATATTCCCTGCCATGCACGCCGTTATCTACTATACTATATAAAACATGTTACCACTAAAATCAATACTATTTTCCCCTTCTTCACAGCAACAATCAGAACAAAGACCTTCAAGAAAGAGGGTGCCATCTACGACCTATAACTCTGATACCGGCTGGGACCTGGACACCCCATCCTACTATCCTGGCTCAGACTGGGCAGTGGATCTGGAGGTGAGGTAAGACCTTAATGGGGGGAGGGCCTAAAATCCCTCCCCCTCTTTGCCTTGACTTAAAAAACCACCCATAATTTCTCACAGCTTTCATCAGCTATCTTTACCCACTAACTCTATATCGCCTCTCACCTTTTAGCTTGATATTTTTATAAGACCTTGCTATTAAATCCTTAAGACCCAAAACCTATCCTTTGATGTAGAAGGCGGGTCTATTAAATCCATTGAGGTTAAAGGACTTTTTATTAAAGGTAAAAAAGAGGAGGTAATTATCATGAAAAAGCTTTTCTCTGTTCTATGCCTTTTGATCTTTTTGACATTGCCTGCAATAGGGGCGCAGGCAGATACCTGGTATGTGGATGGTGATGTGTCAAGTTCAGGGGATGGCACAAGCTGGGCTGAGGCCTTTAAGACCATCCAGGAGGGAATAGATGCTGCGGCCACCAGTGGCGATGAGATCTGGGTAAAGCAGGGGACCTATGACATCTCTTCTGCTCAGATCGATGTCAACAAGGCCGTCGGCATTTATGGAGGGTTTGATGGTACAGAGACCCTGAGGGATGAGCGGGACTGGAAAAACAACGTCACCACGGTGGATGGATGGAATTCGATCTATCACTGCTTCTATGTCACTGCCAACGCCACCATAGACGGCTTTACCATCACCCGAGGCATTGCCAATGGCAGTAGCCATCCAGATGATAAGGGCGGCGGGATCTATCTCTCCTCTTCTTCTATCACCATCGCAAACTGCACTATCTACAATAATCGTGCAGATTACGGTGGTGGTGGAATCTACAGCTATCTCTATTATCCTACCATCACCAACTGTACCTTCTCCGATAATACCGCATCCGAAGATGGCGGCGGGATCTATAACAGTAGCTCCTCCCCTACCATCACCAACTGTACCTTCTCCGATAATATCGCATACTCCTATGGCGGCGGGATTTACAACCACTACTCCCACCCAACCACCACCAACTGCACCTTCTCCGAAAATAGAGGATTCCACGGTGGCGGAATCTACAACGAAAGCGCCGACCCCACCATCACCAACTGCTCGTTCAAAAAAAATGAGACAACCGCCGCCAACGGTGGCGGGATCTACAACGAGAGCGCTGACCCCACCATCACCAACTGCACCTTCTCGGGAAACACCGCTGACCAATACGGTGGCGCAATATACAATGACTCCAGCTCTGGCCCCACCATCACCAACTGTATCCTTTGGGGCGATACGGCGGCAACCTCTGGCCCTGAAATTTATGATGCAACTGGGTCTTCTCCCATTGTCACGTACTGCGATGTGGAGGGGGGTTATACTGGCACGGGCAATATAGACGAAGACCCCCTCTTTGTAGATGTCACTGATCCTGATCCGGCAAACTGGGACCTGCACCTGCAGTCCACCTCCCCCTGCATAGATGTCGGGGACAACAGCGCGCCGTGGATGCCCGATGAGGACTTTGAGGGGGATCTGAGAAAGATTGATGGAGATGGTGATTGGGACCCGGTAGTGGATATGGGTGTGGATGAGTATTTCGCTGCTATGGAGATCCTCCATAAAGATGGGGCAATCGTGAGTAATAATACGGGGTGGGACCTGACTACCCCGCCCTACTATGCAGCCAGCAACTATGCCGTGGACCTGGAGTTTGACTCTGATGGCACAATGGTGATACTGCACAGGCAAGGGGCCTTGTGGTGGAGTGATACAGGTTGGGTCCTGGACACGCCTCCCTATTATCCTGGTAACGACTATGCCAGGGCACTGGAGACGATGTTGTGGATGACGAGTGAATACTATGTCATCCTTCACAAGGATGGTGCCATCTATAGCTCTGAATCTGGCTGGAATCTCGATACCCCTCCTTACTATTCCGGTACTGAATACGCCAGGGATATTGAGATAACAATATCAGCGATGCAGCCATTTCATCCGGTAAATAATATCCTGCACAAGGATGGAGCGATCTGGAATTCTGATAATGGATGGAATCTTGCAACACCTCCCTATTATCCGGGGACAGACTATGCGGTGGATCTGGAGTTTAAGACAGGTGGATATGCCATCCTGCACCGGGAGGGAGCCATCTGGTACTCTGATACTGGCTGGGTGCTCGATACCCCACCCTACTATCCTGGCACTGACTATGCCGTTGACCTGGAGCTTTTGGGGGACGGATATACAATCCTTCACAAAGAGGGTGCGATATACGACTCCGTTGACGGCTGGATACTCAGCACCCCATCCTACTATCCTGGCTCAGAGTGGGCAGTAGATCTGGAGGTGAGGTAAGATCTCAAAGGGGGTGGGTTCTTACCCACCCCCTTTTCATTTGATACTTAAGGTGCCCTTAGCTTAGCTTCCAAAGGTATTCTTATACCCCCTTGGAGGCGTTTGTATTTTTTTCCTTTTTGGAACTCCAGTGGTCACATCGACCATTACACTCCTCCCTTGCAAAGAGAGGGCTTCCAGGGTACGATTGTTACAGAAATGAGAGGTATGATGAAGTTCTGGATCTATGGGGTAAACCCCGTATATGAGGCCCTGAGATCAGCCCGCTGTCAGATCAAAGAGGTCTGGGTGGCGGGTGGGAGGAGTCCCAAGGGGTTAGAAAGAACCATCAGGGCAGCGGAGTCAAAGGGGGTCCCCATCAGGAAGGTGGAGCGTTCCCAGCTGGACTCCTTCACCAAGAGCGCCTCCCACCAAGGGGTGGTGGGTCTTGTCGATCGATTCAACTATGCCGATCTGGACGAGGTCCTCCAAGGGGGTGAGGGCAAGCCCCTTCTCTTGGTCCTCGATGGGATTGAGGACCCCAGAAATTTAGGGGCCCTCATGAGGACCGCCGATGCCTGCGGGGTCTGGGGGGTGATCATCCCCAAGGACAGGGCAGCCGGGATCACCCCTGTTGTGGCCAAGAGCTCTGCAGGGGCGGTCTTTCATGTCCCGGTAGTACGTATCACCAATATCCCCAGCGCCCTGAGGAAGATCAAAGATAGGGGGATCTGGGTGGTTGGCGCCACCGCAGAGGCGGAAACAGAGTTCTATCACCAGGATCTGAAGCTCCCTTTGGCCTGGGTCATCGGGGGTGAGGGGAAAGGAATGAGGCCCTTGATTAAAAGGGAATGCGATCTCCTCGTATCGATCCCCATGAAGGGAAAGGTCAACTCCCTCAATGCCTCTGTGGCCGGGGCCCTTGTCCTCTACGAAGTCCTGCGGCAAAGGGGGAAAACCCCCTAACCACGAAGGATCATCAGGGGTAATGCCTCACTTGTCAGGGGAGTAGGACCCCTTATCCCCTCGCTTCAGAGCTTTCTCGGTGACCCTTTCGGGGTTCGCAGGCGGGGCTTTCCCCTTTCTGCTCACCCTTCCCAGCAACTTCGCTCGGGGACAAGAGGCCCTTTGAGGCCCATCCCCCAAGACTGAGGGATGACCCATGAGAGATCTTCCAAGCTTGACTTTTCCCATCCTTTCCTCTAACTTTTAGAGATCTCAAAGGATATATAAAGGGAGAGAGATTATGGCATTGGAAAGATTTGAGGGATGCTGGACAGCTATGGTTACCCCTTTTACAGAGAGGGGTGAGTTGGACCTGGAGGGCCTTCGCAAGAACGTGACCTTTCAGATAGAGGGGGGAGCCAAACCGGTCCCCACTGGCACAACAGGGGAATCCCCCACCCTGGAGTGGAAGGAGCACAACCAGATCATCGAAGAGGCGGTGAATCTGGCCAAGGGCAGGACCTTCGTGATGGCAGGCACCGGGAGCAACTCCACCCAAGAGGCCCTCAGGGGGACAAAATGTGCTGTAGAGGCGGGGGCAGAGGCGGTCCTGCTGGTGGACTGCTACTATAACGGACCCTCCTCCCTGGAGCTCAGAACGGAGTATTATGAGGTGATTGCTAAAGAGTTCCCGCAGGCTTTCGTCACCCCCTATGTTATCCCGGGCAGGACAGGAACCCAATTGGAAGTGGAGGACCTAGCCATCTTGCACAGGAATTACAAAAACGTCCGGGCCATCAAGGAGGCCACCGGGGACCTAGAGCGGATGGCCAAGACCAGGATGTTGCTCGGGGACGACTTCGACATCCTCTCCGGAGATGACGATATGACCTTTGAGATGATGACTAGGGAGGACATCAAGGCACAAGGGGTTGTCTCGGTCATCTCCAATGTGGTCCCTGGGGCCGTGGCCGAGATGACCGCATCCCTCAACCAGGGGGACATGGTGAGGGGGAGGGGGCTCTACGATGCCCTGAACCCCCTCTTTAAGATCGTCACCGTCAAGACCGTGGAGGAATACGAGGGGTTTAAGGTCCCCTGTAAGTTCAGAAACCCCTCTGCCATCAAGACCCTGATGAAGGGGTTGGGGATGCCCGCCGGTCCCTGCCGCCCTCCCTTGGGGCGGATGACCCCTCAGGCCACAGCGGTGGTGAGGGAGGCAATAAAGACCGTCTACGAGAGAAACAGGGAAATCTTGATCCCCCTGCAGGATTTTTATAGAATAGATCTAGAGGAGAGGATCTATCAGGATGAGCACTGGCTCTAAGATAAAGTTGCAAGGGAATCTAGAGGCGAGGCTCCCCATTTCTGTTTTCGATCTCCCTGTCCAAGAGATCAGAAGGGGGTATCGCTCCGACGTCTATTTCTGGCGGGAAAAGCTGATCTTGGAACGAGATCGCCACAATCCCATCGTCACCATGCAGGTCTTCCAAAAGAAACATGCGGTCCTGTGCGGTGTAGATGAGGCCATCGCCATCCTCCAGGTGGGAACAGGCCATTACACCGATCTGAAAAGGGCCCATAAATTGTTCGATAGGCTGATGAACATAAAGATGGATCTGCGCAGGTGCAGGTACACCGATAAGGAACTCTTCCTCTCCTTGATCGCGGAGAGGTTGGAGGTGGAGGGTGAGCTGGATTCCATCTGGGTGAACGAGTTCGACCAACTGAAGATAACGGCCTTGAGGGATGGGGACGAGATAGAACCCTATGAAACTGTGATGAACATAGAGGGACCGGCAGCGAGCTTTGCCCACCTGGAGACCGTCTACCTGGGGGTCATGGCCCGCAGGACCAAGATAGCCACCAATGTGCGAA is from Deltaproteobacteria bacterium and encodes:
- the rlmB gene encoding 23S rRNA (guanosine(2251)-2'-O)-methyltransferase RlmB, with translation MMKFWIYGVNPVYEALRSARCQIKEVWVAGGRSPKGLERTIRAAESKGVPIRKVERSQLDSFTKSASHQGVVGLVDRFNYADLDEVLQGGEGKPLLLVLDGIEDPRNLGALMRTADACGVWGVIIPKDRAAGITPVVAKSSAGAVFHVPVVRITNIPSALRKIKDRGIWVVGATAEAETEFYHQDLKLPLAWVIGGEGKGMRPLIKRECDLLVSIPMKGKVNSLNASVAGALVLYEVLRQRGKTP
- a CDS encoding nucleotidyltransferase domain-containing protein, with amino-acid sequence MFSAYLFGSQAKGGVGRLSDLDVAVILMRDCQGQKDLIRSSKLWMNFRSS
- the dapA gene encoding 4-hydroxy-tetrahydrodipicolinate synthase, whose product is MALERFEGCWTAMVTPFTERGELDLEGLRKNVTFQIEGGAKPVPTGTTGESPTLEWKEHNQIIEEAVNLAKGRTFVMAGTGSNSTQEALRGTKCAVEAGAEAVLLVDCYYNGPSSLELRTEYYEVIAKEFPQAFVTPYVIPGRTGTQLEVEDLAILHRNYKNVRAIKEATGDLERMAKTRMLLGDDFDILSGDDDMTFEMMTREDIKAQGVVSVISNVVPGAVAEMTASLNQGDMVRGRGLYDALNPLFKIVTVKTVEEYEGFKVPCKFRNPSAIKTLMKGLGMPAGPCRPPLGRMTPQATAVVREAIKTVYERNREILIPLQDFYRIDLEERIYQDEHWL
- a CDS encoding flippase codes for the protein MVTSDLKLVAKSSSVAFWSRLYALALQYLTALIIARVLGLKLMGSFFLGFAILSVLSVFCQVGLGSGILKFLSIRLLEEDYEYAKRILLFSVKCILGASLGIAAVTYISRNMLSLHVFADPDLKLVLLFIAATIPFYSLFLFSIEALKAFKRIGSLVAVQHLLFPTVHLLLLVVLFGMGLRLSSPLISILLATVLSVAAFLSLFRKVLLQGAYNSGRALDAREIFSVSIPLYLAYIMALLTSWTDTLMLGIFKTSQEVGLYTAAAKTAVFVAFLLTAVNYIMPPLAAQLYERGEKLELESLARRTARWNLIFSVTVTMAFVLFGKEILSLFGHEFVISYIPLLFLSLGQVVNAGAGSVGYILAMTGFQKILTYIATFSAILNVLLNALLIPLFSIAGAALATGFVIALVNILNAYFVTRRVGIVPYADTIPKATGYLLMAGAISFAA
- a CDS encoding phosphoadenosine phosphosulfate reductase family protein; this translates as MERKWQRASRLMKECAANSALFFTGDKESTLLLELRKGLDIPIIFVDTGLYSEELYHYLKLAEEHWGFNAIVLKDEKVVEESTAFGKEECYKLLKEKVVVPYLKKEEIFTLIEPMKVEKAVVKNDKVKEVHPLSGFSELEIWQLIKDHNLPYCWLYTKGYKDVGCEPCSKSETSKEEDEEEVSRRLKSLGYL
- a CDS encoding retroviral-like aspartic protease family protein; the encoded protein is MGVTYIDGKVVGPKGEETVRFLVDSGATYSALPEVVWKAIGLKPKRKFTFTLADGTAVERDVSECYILLPQGESHTPMVLGEKGDEALLGVVTLEILGLVFNPFNRTLQPMRMLLV
- a CDS encoding tetratricopeptide repeat protein, with amino-acid sequence MGRNGKGWFLLFALIFLISCAHTSPEAESPRKRGKARKGEHQVKAKKPLTAEEELKQGDHHLARGEVMGAVIHYQNALEKDPSLAKAHLQMAKAYGKQRRMGLYEKELQEAVKVDPELAEARYLLASWYFTSGRNKEALAESEVLIKSDPENEKYRLFRVMIYDATKDYKKAIEDLGYLVKVHPQKAQYLLSLGAMYRRAGDEKKARKYLQKVKEVAPKSFEAKMAEEMLQEGKEKKK
- a CDS encoding right-handed parallel beta-helix repeat-containing protein — encoded protein: MKKLFSVLCLLIFLTLPAIGAQADTWYVDGDVSSSGDGTSWAEAFKTIQEGIDAAATSGDEIWVKQGTYDISSAQIDVNKAVGIYGGFDGTETLRDERDWKNNVTTVDGWNSIYHCFYVTANATIDGFTITRGIANGSSHPDDKGGGIYLSSSSITIANCTIYNNRADYGGGGIYSYLYYPTITNCTFSDNTASEDGGGIYNSSSSPTITNCTFSDNIAYSYGGGIYNHYSHPTTTNCTFSENRGFHGGGIYNESADPTITNCSFKKNETTAANGGGIYNESADPTITNCTFSGNTADQYGGAIYNDSSSGPTITNCILWGDTAATSGPEIYDATGSSPIVTYCDVEGGYTGTGNIDEDPLFVDVTDPDPANWDLHLQSTSPCIDVGDNSAPWMPDEDFEGDLRKIDGDGDWDPVVDMGVDEYFAAMEILHKDGAIVSNNTGWDLTTPPYYAASNYAVDLEFDSDGTMVILHRQGALWWSDTGWVLDTPPYYPGNDYARALETMLWMTSEYYVILHKDGAIYSSESGWNLDTPPYYSGTEYARDIEITISAMQPFHPVNNILHKDGAIWNSDNGWNLATPPYYPGTDYAVDLEFKTGGYAILHREGAIWYSDTGWVLDTPPYYPGTDYAVDLELLGDGYTILHKEGAIYDSVDGWILSTPSYYPGSEWAVDLEVR